From Papaver somniferum cultivar HN1 unplaced genomic scaffold, ASM357369v1 unplaced-scaffold_99, whole genome shotgun sequence, the proteins below share one genomic window:
- the LOC113346281 gene encoding uncharacterized protein LOC113346281: MRVKKCFGFLVESECRGYLQLMKRSKGDLRIKIQIDSRREKYCAMGTWVFSVAGALLAIPIGIKSKSLGPLVFFGTTGTMLDIIMGVTACEREHAERKMKLLEEQQKLSSTDDAAFVVESETSSL, from the exons ATGAGAGTGAAAAAGTGCTTTGGTTTCCTAGTGGAAAGTGAATGTAGGGGTTACCTACAGTTGATGAAAAGAAGTAAGGGAGACTTGCGAATCAAAATTCAGATTGATTCAAGACGCGAGAAATACTG TGCAATGGGTACATGGGTATTCTCTGTAGCAGGAGCTCTACTTGCAATACCAATAGGGATAAAAAGTAAATCTTTGGGACCATTGGTGTTCTTTGGAACCACTGGTACCATGCTCGATATTATCATGGGAGTCACTGCTTGCGAAAGAGAACATGCTGAGCGCAAAATGAAGCTTttagaagaacaacaaaagcTCTCATCAACTGATGATGCTGCTTTCGTAGTAGAGTCGGAAACCAGTTCATTGTAA